The following are encoded together in the Cheilinus undulatus linkage group 3, ASM1832078v1, whole genome shotgun sequence genome:
- the quo gene encoding quattro, with product MNPESLDSSIQSALSALFPPFDATAPIVLSQLFRTIDERYHGDALQCLLDFLIPSKHLLESVQQAACAGYSDVVFRCEGWPLCLHDKTVIQLAPVNPLLLRPGDFYLQVEPFGDQAARIVLKSLLEEGCREVEETPVPETSYPCIFTEEWLQDINEGRHGTPLSRCLLCTDQGVIKLPWAQIAIPEFLDKPKVMHMYRESPPEPKQTSAPSHFNSSTLPVEAIFLPSKDRMSASLRPADSSKLLKMDQARRLPKSCAKPLIKPVGWVSPNTWDRPSYREIEGDYVDLVDVAKEKDQSNPPSSVLFKPVRPPPPVPLGNPCGLTKLGHEQTEEDLKCRYRDSYVAALKNPVAFERGSMDLLAALEEVGLCEEVELRSKGAFDAQKHELGHFCNHCNKPLMSDGLRHGCETKPEVFASQLQDPHPTENLMKEPPMVLKSTPGLSYSQKVHMKLISHQSGHNPPAYPGPEDFLENCHGDFKPHENVEVVKPSGKHKVKVRSLSTVSETSKGSPPLYKLNNRSHSDICPETISSMMQCKKGEVMDQVTQKLEKRKSAKKDSQSPKSETPSTADGPDYQLHNLKIEKPPSPQVPHPSASSDTPLSTQTEESSFSRISGLLELGIICLPGSRDRTGRAVVEVHAGRQEWNSPLVSAQSLCELLLYLHSIPRKEVQELGMTLVINARKKPPSLYFYRALLMAQEQALHAVHSIIMLVDKDTSPRPEKQPGLQMDMVTSMKSLHKTVEASQLTSDLGGTFTYSHSDWLQFHQRLVSFMTDLRGADCLLQRAIKKVDGSKTLDTAQEVQQCIHEQRASMKEVLEDTRLVTLQREGGALLARMRKEEFRFPQSEDYRDSLDSVTSLYNQVEEKLHMLVMRSNESLQQLEFLFRLREMEAKLSTAGMWFSADGEQRLKDSYATDDTLVCTETAMQHFDLFLKDSKEKQQQALALVTEAEGIVATGDSSPATDIFRTLISTFKSNMEDFMLRAEQRKKELNALMHVQRFCAQASALAKECSHFLEKVEPGCYSAQTLSTLQMFEERLGGEFSTQHFQAVRAQACAVGSGASGAMRMWNAAWVLCQEVRQHLEEIQKNKKGVDKNQIQQNAAGNPQGENRGPDKMERRRERGEDECSVTQQLTSQTEGVNTSEREGVTTTAEPINHYLKSVEKEKITPISPQNNHWSPETKQKPREHHSEADLRSPGPPEGGDGFPPHQRLGRSLSEGSCVSSRLSILSSFSPLNVRHRHCQNRTQPLEQNLNFIQNLPASQNKSLWSGNLNWEAKGDSNEEADEGSKEFNKGSTDLRTPETLLTPTENNGDNVLKLRMIMEELLSTEREYVKALGYVREHYFPELERADVPQDLRGQRGSIFGNLEKLHDFHRHHFLNELESCMNEPFRVGRCFLRHRESFALYALYSKNKPQSDSLLINHGQAFFKQKQQKLGDKMDLWSYLLKPVQRISKYSLLLQDMMRECGPAQTREMAEVKAALEVIHFQLRHGNNLLAMDAIHQCDVNLKEQGQIIRQDEFLVTFRKKKCLRHIFLFQELILFSKTRRTDVGNDTYVYKQSFKTSDIGMTQNSGDSGLCFEIWFRKRKTQDTYTLQAASREVKEAWTKDLERILWDQAVHNREVRMQERVFMGIGNKPFMDIKPSDAAIHDRAVNYVLMGRENKVMSSSGSCSSQDGLEGRPKSVGSGSSSSSSSSSGRGSLPPVGYLCGPKRRVVSGGLGGYGVLEEDDLDHESGSHNLLLDSSESSGESVSGFSSSSHSYHSAVGGEVEDTSSLCASSMAVKEAAAAHVTEVIHKPSALAGSPEKTQPPVAPKPQHQAKEMPCGQVQNTNVGKTTEV from the exons AATCCAGAATCTCTGGACTCGTCCATCCAGAGCGCCCTCTCGGCCCTCTTCCCACCCTTCGATGCCACAGCTCCCATCGTCCTCAGCCAGCTGTTTCGCACAATCGATGAACGTTACCACGGTGATGCGTTACAGTGCCTCCTGGACTTCCTCATCCCCTCTAAACACCTGCTGGAGAGCGTTCAACAGGCAGCTTGT GCTGGATACTCTGATGTGGTTTTCCGCTGTGAAGGCTGGCCTCTGTGTCTCCATGACAAAACCGTCATCCAGTTGGCCCCTGTGAACCCTTTGCTACTGCGTCCAGGAGACTTCTACCTGCAGGTGGAACCTTTCGGAGACCAAGCGGCTCGTATTGTCCTCAAAAGTCTTCTGGAGGAGGGCTGTCGAGAAGTGGAGGAGACCCCTGTCCCTGAGACTTCCTATCCATGCATTTTCACTGAAGAATGGCTGCAGGACATTAATGAAGGACGGCATGGGACTCCTCTGTCACGCTGCCTGCTTTGCACAGATCAAGGAGTTATCAAGTTACCCTGGGCTCAAATTGCCATCCCCGAGTTCTTAGATAAGCCTAAAGTGATGCACATGTATCGGGAATCTCCTCCTGAACCAAAACAGACTTCAGCTCCCTCCCATTTTAACTCCTCCACCCTCCCTGTGGAAGCCATATTTCTGCCTTCAAAAGACAGGATGTCCGCCTCTTTGAGACCTGCAGACTCTTCAAAACTCCTCAAAATGGACCAGGCAAGACGACTTCCAAAGTCCTGCGCCAAACCTTTAATCAAACCAGTGGGGTGGGTTTCTCCTAACACCTGGGACAGACCCAGCTATCGAGAGATTGAGGGTGATTACGTAGACCTGGTGGATGTCGCAAAAGAGAAGGACCAATCAAATCCACCCAGTTCAGTTTTGTTCAAACCAGTCAGACCTCCTCCACCTGTGCCACTTGGGAACCCTTGTGGACTCACAAAGCTGGGACATGAGCAAACAGAAGAAGATTTGAAGTGTCGGTACAGAGACTCATATGTGGCAGCACTGAAAAACCCTGTAGCTTTTGAGAGAGGGAGCATGGACCTCCTGGCTGCTTTGGAGGAGGTCGGCCTCTGTGAAGAGGTTGAGTTAAGATCTAAAGGTGCATTTGATGCACAAAAGCATGAACTTGGACACTTTTGTAACCACTGTAATAAACCTCTGATGAGTGATGGACTCAGACATGGATGTGAAACCAAACCAGAAGTCTTTGCCTCCCAGCTCCAAGACCCACATCCGACAGAAAACCTTATGAAGGAACCACCCATGGTTTTAAAATCCACCCCTGGTTTGAGTTACAGCCAGAAGGTTCACATGAAACTTATCTCCCACCAATCTGGACATAATCCTCCTGCTTATCCAGGACCAGAAGACTTTCTGGAGAACTGTCATGGTGACTTTAAGCCACATGAAAATGTAGAGGTTGTAAAGCCATCAGGGAAACACAAAGTTAAGGTCAGGTCTCTGTCCACTGTGTCAGAAACCTCTAAAGGGAGTCCACCTCTCTATAAACTCAACAACAGGAGCCACAGCGACATCTGCCCTGAAACAATAAGCAGCATGATGCAGTGTAAGAAAGGGGAAGTGATGGATCAGGTGACTcagaaactggagaagagaaagTCAGCAAAAAAAG ACTCTCAGTCACCTAAGAGTGAGACTCCTTCCACTGCAGATGGACCAGACTACCAGCTCCATAATTTAAAGATAGAAAAGCCACCCTCTCCACAAGTTCCACATCCGTCTGCAAGTTCTGACACGCCACTCTCCACTCAAACAGAGGAATCAAGTTTCAGCCGCATCAGTGGTCTGCTTGAACTGGGCATTATCTGTTTACCAG GCAGCAGGGACAGGACAGGCAGGGCGGTCGTGGAGGTCCATGCTGGCAGACAGGAGTGGAATTCCCCTCTGGTGTCCGCCCAGAGTCTTTGTGAATTACTGCTCTACCTACACTCCATTCCAAG GAAAGAAGTTCAAGAATTGGGAATGACTTTAGTCATCAATGCCAGGAAGAAGCCTCCTTCACTTTACTTCTACAGAGCTCTGCTGATGGCCCAG GAGCAAGCTCTCCATGCTGTCCACAGCATCATCATGTTGGTGGATAAAGACACTTCTCCCCGACCAGAGAAACAGCCAGGGTTACAG ATGGACATGGTGACGTCTATGAAATCTCTCCATAAGACGGTGGAAGCCTCCCAGCTGACGTCTGACCTGGGTGGGACGTTCACTTACAGTCACAGCGACTGGCTGCAGTTCCATCAG AGGCTGGTTTCATTCATGACTGACCTGCGGGGGGCTGACTGCCTGTTGCAGAGGGCCATCAAGAAGGTGGACGGCAGTAAAACCTTAGACACTGCACAG GAGGTGCAGCAGTGCATTCATGAACAGAGGGCTTCAATGAAAGAAGTGCTGGAAGACACTCGGCTGGTCACTctgcagagggagggaggggctTTACTGGCCAGGATGAGAAAAGAGGAGTTCAGGTTCCCACAGTCTGAGGACTACAG AGATTCTCTTGACTCAGTGACCAGTCTGTATAACCAGGTGGAGGAGAAACTCCACATGCTGGTAATGAGATCAAACGAGTCGCTGCAGCAGCTGGAGTTCCTCTTCAGACTCCGAGAGATGGAGGCCAAACTTAGCACG GCTGGGATGTGGTTCAGTGCAGACGGGGAGCAGAGGCTGAAGGACTCTTATGCAACAGATGATACCCTGGTGTGCACTGAAACGGCTATGCAGCACTTTGATCTGTTTCTCAAAGACTCAAAG gagaagcagcagcaggCCTTGGCATTAGTGACGGAGGCAGAGGGGATAGTTGCCACCGGGGATTCCTCTCCTGCAACAGACATTTTTCGGACCCTGATTAGCACTTTCAAATCCAATATGGAGGATTTTATGTTGCgggcagagcagagaaagaaagaactGAATGCACTGATGCATGTGCAGCGCTTCTGTGCACAG GCTTCTGCCCTGGCCAAAGAATGCAGTCATTTTCTGGAGAAGGTAGAGCCGGGGTGTTACTCGGCTCAGACCCTGAGCACACTCCAGATGTTTGAGGAGAGATTAGGTGGTGAATTCTCCACCCAACACTTCCAGGCTGTGAGAGCTCAGGCCTGTGCCGTGGGATCGGGGGCCTCAGGGGCGATGAGAATGTGGAATGCAGCCTGGGTCCTGTGCCAAGAAGTCAGGCAGCATCTTGAGGAGATTCAGAAGAATAAGAAAGGCGTAGATAAGAACCAGATCCAGCAGAATGCAGCTGGGAACCCTCAAGGGGAAAACAGGGGACCGGATaagatggagaggaggagagagaggggggaggacgAATGCTCCGTGACCCAGCAGCTAACCTCTCAAACAGAGGGAGTCAATACCTCAGAAAGAGAAGGAGTAACCACTACTGCTGAACCCATCAACCACTATTTAAAAAGTgtggaaaaggagaaaataactcCCATATCTCCACAAAACAACCACTGGAGTCcagaaaccaaacaaaaacCAAGGGAGCACCACAGCGAGGCAGATCTGAGGAGTCCAGGCCCACCTGAGGGGGGCGATGGTTTTCCCCCGCACCAACGTTTGGGTCGGTCCCTGAGCGAGGGCTCATGTGTGAGCTCTCGCTTGTCGATTCTCTCCAGCTTCTCCCCTTTGAATGTGAGACACAGACACTGTCAGAACAGGACACAACCACTGGAACAGAATCTCAACTTCATCCAAAACCTGCCAGCGTCCCAGAACAAGAGTTTATGGTCAGGAAACCTGAACTGGGAGGCAAAAGGAGACAGCAATGAGGAGGCGGATGAAGGGAGTAAAGAGTTCAACAAGGGTTCTACAGATTTGAGGACTCCAGAGACATTACTCACACCAACAGAGAACAATGGCGATAATGTTTT GAAGCTGCGGATGATCATGGAGGAGCTGCTCTCCACTGAGAGGGAGTACGTAAAGGCTCTGGGCTATGTTCGAGAGCACTACTTCCCTGAGCTGGAGAGGGCCGACGTCCCCCAGGATCTCAGAGGCCAGAGGGGAAGCATCTTTGGTAACTTAGAGAAACTCCACGACTTCCACAGACATCATTTCTTGAATGAGTTGGAGAGCTGCATGAATGAACCCTTCAGGGTGGGACGCTGCTTCCTGAGACAT AGAGAGAGCTTTGCTCTGTATGCCCTTTACAGCAAGAACAAACCACAGTCTGATAGTCTTCTCATTAATCATGGGCAGGCGTTCTTCAAG CAAAAGCAGCAGAAGCTGGGAGACAAGATGGATCTGTGGTCGTACCTGCTGAAGCCAGTGCAGCGGATCAGTAAGTACAGCTTGCTGCTGCAGGACATGATGAGGGAATGTGGACCTGCACAAACCAGAGAGATGGCTGAGGTTAAGGCTGCACTGGAGGTCATCCATTTCCAGCTTCGTCATGGCAACAACCTGCTGGCCATGGATGCCATCCACCAGTGTGAT GTGAATCTGAAGGAGCAGGGGCAAATCATACGTCAGGACGAGTTCTTGGTTACATTCAGAAAGAAGAAGTGTCTCCGCCATATATTCCTCTTTCAAGAACTCATCCTCTTTAGCAAGACAAGGAGGACGGATGTAGGAAATGACACATATGTCTACAAGCAGTCATTCAAG ACATCAGACATAGGCATGACACAAAACAGCGGCGACAGCGGCCTGTGCTTTGAGATCTGGTTCAGGAAGAGGAAAACACAGGACACCTACACGCTGCAAGCAGCTAGCAGAGAGGTTAAGGAGGCCTGGACCAAAGATCTGGAGAGGATCCTTTGGGATCAGGCAGTACACAACAGAG AGGTCCGTATGCAGGAGCGAGTATTCATGGGTATTGGGAACAAGCCTTTCATGGACATCAAGCCAAGTGATGCTGCTATCCATGACAGAGCCGTCAACTATGTTCTGATGGGAAGAG aaaacaagGTGATGTCCTCTTCAGGGTCATGCAGTTCACAGGATGGACTCGAAGGACGGCCTAAATCAGTCGGTTCAGGGAGCAGTTCATCCTCGTCCTCTTCCTCTGGAAGGGGCTCCCTTCCCCCAGTTGGGTACCTGTGTGGGCCAAAGAGGAGGGTAGTGTCAGGAGGCCTTGGAGGGTATGGAGTTTTGGAGGAGGATGATTTGGACCATGAGAGTGGGAGTCACAACTTATTGT TGGACAGCTCAGAGTCATCAGGAGAGAGTGTGAGCGGCTTCAGCAGCTCCAGTCACAGCTACCACTCTGCAGTAGGAGGAGAGGTGGAGGACACCTCCTCTCTCTGCGCCTCCTCGATGGCTGTGAAggaggcagcagcagctcatGTTACTGAAGTCATCCACAAACCAAGTGCTCTGGCAGGATCCCCAGAAAAAACCCAACCACCAGTGGCACCAAAACCACAACACCAGGCCAAGGAAATGCCCTGTGGCCAG GTTCAGAACACAAATGTTGGAAAAACCACTGAGGTTTGA